The Molothrus ater isolate BHLD 08-10-18 breed brown headed cowbird chromosome 28, BPBGC_Mater_1.1, whole genome shotgun sequence genome contains a region encoding:
- the LOC118695260 gene encoding leucine-rich repeat LGI family member 3 — translation MELRRGRRMPREQLPARLLLLLLLAVAWLWLPAEGRRPPRPPPCPPSCSCTRDTAFCVDSKAVPKNLPPEVISLTMVNAAFTEIREAAFAHIPSLQFLLLNSNKFTLIGDNAFAGLSHLQYLFIENNDIQALSKATFRGLKSLTHLSLANNNLQTLPRDLFKPLDILSDLDLRGNSLACDCKIKWLVEWLESTNTTVPAVFCSSPGQFEGQRIRDLALGDFQCITTDFVMHQVLPFQAVSAEPFTYASDLYVALAQPSASSCSILKWDYVERKLRDFDRIPAHSAVHCKPIVAQEQLYVVVAQLFGGSYIYRWDTAVDKFIKIQDIDSQKIRKPNDIEAFQIEGDWYFVIADSSKAGSTSLYRLNQNGFYSHQALHAWHRDTDVEYVENDGKPRLIISSSSQAPVIYQWSRAQKQFVPQGEVGEMLDVQMVKHFRAKREQFLCLSRYIGDSKVVRWEGQRFVEVQTLPSRGSMVMQPFAVGQRQYLALGSDFSFTHVYLWEEEKQKFAKFQELSVQAPRAFRAVPAADVQLLLAPSFKANTLVYRHVVVDLSL, via the exons ATGGAGCTGCGGCGCGGCAGGAGGATGCCGAGGGAGCAGCTCCCCGctcgcctcctcctcctcctcctcctcgccgtggcctggctctggctgccgGCGGAGGGGCGGCGGCCCCCCCGGCCTCCCCCTTGCCCCccgagctgctcctgcacccgGGACACGGCTTTTTGCGTGGACTCCAAGGCCGTGCCCAAAAACCTGCCTCCCGAGGTCATCTCGCT GACCATGGTGAACGCGGCTTTCACGGAGATCCGGGAGGCGGCTTTCGCCcacatcccctccctgcagtTCCT CCTCCTCAACTCCAACAAGTTCACGCTGATCGGGGACAACGCCTTTGCCGGGCTCTCGCACCTGCAGtacct GTTCATTGAGAACAATGACATCCAGGCGCTCTCAAAGGCCACTTTCCGCGGGCTCAAGTCCCTGACACACCT CTCCTTGGCCAACAACAACCTGCAGACGCTGCCACGGGACCTCTTCAAGCCGCTGGACATCCTGAGTGACCT GGACCTCCGTGGCAACTCGCTGGCCTGTGACTGCAAGATCAAGTGGCTGgtggagtggctggagagcaccAACACCACGGTCCCCGCCGtcttctgcagcagccctgggcagttCGAGGGACAGCGGATCCGGGACCTGGCGCTCGGTGACTTCCAGTGCATCACCACGG attTCGTGATGCACCAGGTCCTGCCCTTCCAGGCGGTGTCGGCCGAGCCCTTCACCTACGCCAGTGACCTGTAcgtggccctggcacagcccagcgccagcagctgctccatcctcaaGTGGGACTACGTGGAGCGCAAACTCCGCGACTTCGACCGCATCCCCG CTCACTCGGCGGTGCACTGCAAGCCCATCGTGGCGCAGGAGCAGCTCTACGTGGTGGTGGCGCAGCTCTTTGGCGGCTCCTACATCTACCGCTGGGACACGGCCGTGGACAAGTTCATCAAGATCCAGGACATCGACAGCCAGAAGATCCGCAAGCCCAACGACATCGAGGCCTTCCAGATCGAGGGCGACTGGTACTTCGTCATCGCCGACAGTTCCAAGGCGGGCTCCACCAGCCTCTACCGCCTCAACCAGAACGGCTTCTACTCCCACCAAGCCCTGCACGCCTGGCACCGCGACACCGACGTGGAGTACGTGGAGAACGACGGCAAACCCCGGCTGatcatctccagcagctcccaggcgCCCGTCATCTACCAGTGGAGCCGGGCTCAGAAGCAATTCGTGCCTCAGGGCGAGGTGGGCGAGATGCTGGACGTGCAGATGGTCAAACACTTCAGGGCCAAGCGGGAGCAGTTCCTGTGCCTCAGCCGCTACATCGGCGACTCCAAGGTGGTGCGCTGGGAAGGGCAGCGCTTCGTGGAGGTGCAGACGCTGCCGTCCCGCGGCTCCATGGTGATGCAGCCCTTCGCCGTGGGCCAGCGGCAGTACCTGGCGCTGGGCAGCGACTTCTCCTTCACCCACGTCTACctgtgggaagaggagaagcagaaattCGCCAAGTTCCAGGAGCTGTCGGTGCAGGCGCCGCGGGCGTTCCGGGCCGTGCCGGCGGCCGacgtgcagctgctgctggcgcCCAGCTTCAAGGCCAACACGCTGGTGTACCGGCACGTGGTGGTGGACCTCAGCCTGTAG
- the LOC118695270 gene encoding receptor expression-enhancing protein 4-like produces the protein MAEPPRSLPGRCPGLGSVLEGLQAGLQRRARRLCWAGLLLLYAGWPSCLTPALRYRLLFGMLYPAYASYKAVKAKNIREYVRWMMYWIVFALFMTTETFTDLLISWLPFYYEVKMAFVIWLLSPYTRGASLLYRRFVHPTLTRREKDIDAFLVRARERGYETALSFGKRGLNLAATAAVQAATKSQGALAGRLRSFSMHDLRSLPEQAPVHFQDPLYLEEQGSLQQPLGLRYESESDEEELWSDSQVSPSVSPCRGARPLSRWQSLRTLRKNPGKEGSCRLLRSRTRRRAALSEQES, from the exons ATGGCCGAGCCTCCCCGGAGCCTCCCGGGCCGCTGTCCCGGGCTCGGCTCGGtgctggaggggctccaggccGGGCTGCAGCGCCGGGCCCGGCGGCTCTGCTGGgccgggctgctgctgctctatGCGGGCTGGCCGAGCTGCCTCACCCCCGCCCTGCGCTACAGGCTGCTCTTCGGGATGCTCTACCCGGCCTACGCCTCCTACAAGGCTGTGAAGGCAAAAAACATCCGGGAATAT GTCCGATGGATGATGTACTGGATCGTCTTCGCTCTCTTCATGACCACGGAGACCTTCACCGACCTCCTCATCTCCTG GCTCCCCTTCTACTACGAGGTGAAGATGGCTTTTGTCATCTGGCTGCTGTCCCCGTACACGCGCGGGGCCAGCCTGCTCTACCGCCGCTTCGTGCACCCCACGCTGACCCGCAGGGAGAAg GACATCGACGCGTTCCTGGTGCGCGCCCGTGAGCGCGGCTACGAGACCGCGCTGAGCTTTGGCAAGAGGGGCCTCAACCTGGCGGCCACCGCCGCTGTCCAGGCAGCCACCAAG AGCCAGGGCGCGCTGGCCGGGCGGCTCCGCAGCTTCAGCATGCACGACCTGCGCTCCCTGCCCGAGCAGGCCCCCGTGCACTTCCAGGACCCGCTGtacctggaggagcaggggagccTCCAGCAGCCCTTGG gcctCCGCTATGAGAGCGAGTCAGACGAGGAGGAGCTGTGGTCGGACTCGCAGGTGTCcccctcggtgtccccatgCCGGGGTGCCAGACCCCTGTCCCGCTGGCAGAGCCTGAGAACCCTGAGGAAGAACCCAGGAAAAGAG ggctcttgCCGACTCCTGCGCAGCCGGACCAGGAGGAGAGCGGCTCTgtcagagcaggagagctga
- the LOC118695139 gene encoding pulmonary surfactant-associated protein C-like has product MESSMKQVVLEEEDSGNGCCCPGCCLPCATCCAKCCTKCSWCCAKCCTKCSWCCAKCCCLPKCCQCPKCPKCPKCPKCPGCASCSGCLKKSLCFVPRLLCYLPRKLLSCGRLRCLLIVVVLLVLLVVIIAGALLMWLSVEQRHADTVLRGPLWEEDAATFYLDSGDGNAATVIYDYRNLLVSYRARLHRACYVTRVDKDNIPGLDSVVETFQRRQAEDKISVPLADRSLLGTTAGILCSLLPVYWA; this is encoded by the exons ATGGAGAGCAGCATGAAGCAAGTGGTGCTTGAAGAGGAG GACTCGGGGAacggctgctgctgcccaggctgctgcttgcCCTGCGCCACGTGCTGCGCCAAATGCTGCACCAAATGCAGCTGGTGCTGCGCCAAATGCTGCACCAAATGCAGCTGGTGCTGCGCCaaatgctgctgcctgcccaagtgctgccagtgccccaAGTGTCCCAAGTGTCCCAAGTGTCCCAAGTGTCCCGGCTGCGCCAGCTGCTCCGGCTGCCTCAAGAAGTCGCTGTGCTTCGTCCCTCGGCTGCTGTGCTACCTGCCCCGCAAGCTGCTGAGCTGCGGCCGCCTGCGCTGCCTGCTCATcgtggtggtgctgctggtccTGCTCGTGGTCATCATCGCCGGCGCGCTGCTGATGTGGCTGAGCGTGGAGCAGCGCCACGCCGACACC GTGCTGCGGGGCCCTTTGTGGGAAGAGGACGCGGCCACTTTCTACCTGGACAGCGGGGACGGCAACGCGGCCACGGTCATCTATGACTACAGGAAT CTGCTGGTGAGCTACAGAGCCCGGCTGCACCGCGCCTGCTACGTGACCCGAGTGGACAAGGACAACATCCCGGGGCTGGACAGCGTGGTCGAGACCTTCCAGCGCCGGCAG GCTGAAGACAAGATCTCGGTGCCCCTGGCTGACCGctccctgctgggcaccacGGCGGGCATCCTGTGCAGCCTCCTCCCGGTGTACTGGGCTTAG
- the LOC118695246 gene encoding pulmonary surfactant-associated protein C-like yields the protein MEDSSKEALMEEAPPRYTESPRLPCIPHELKSLLLMVALVLVALVVVNVTFLLLGLHLSESHAETVLRMSIQGLDGEGSPQKLAVSRRERSGTFAVRDGLNGSAAVVYDYSKLLVGYRSWRHRACYITRVDKDNFPGLDAVTETFQRRQGEDAGDKAVPLADRSILGTTINILCSAVPVFWA from the exons ATGGAGGACAGCTCTAAAGAGGCGCTGATGGAGGAGGCACCTCCG AGGTACACGGAGTCCCCGCGcctgccctgcatcccccaCGAGCTCAAGAGCCTCCTGCTGATGGTGGCGCTGGTGCTGGTGGCCCTCGTGGTGGTCAACGtcaccttcctgctgctggggctgcacctcaGCGAGTCCCACGCCGAGACG GTGCTGCGGATGAGCATCCAGGGGCTGGATGGCGAGGGGAGCCCCCAGAAGCTCGCCgtgagcaggagggagaggagcggCACGTTCGCGGTGCGGGATGGGCTCAACGGCTCGGCCGCGGTGGTCTACGACTACAGCAAG CTGCTGGTCGGCTACAGGTCCTGGCGTCACCGAGCCTGCTACATCACCCGGGTGGACAAGGACAACTTCCCGGGGCTGGACGCTGTCACCGAGACCTTCCAGCGCCGGCAG ggtgAGGACGCTGGGGACAAGGCCGTGCCCCTGGCTGACCGCTCCATCCTGGGCACCACCATCAACATCCTCTGCAGCGCCGTCCCCGTGTTCTGGGCgtag